A window of the Mus pahari chromosome 1, PAHARI_EIJ_v1.1, whole genome shotgun sequence genome harbors these coding sequences:
- the Igsf6 gene encoding immunoglobulin superfamily member 6 encodes MGPRSTRTSGLRLEISLILFQVGVVGACTVYVLQPGYLEVDYDSEAVTMECTFSTVGCPPVPPKSLWFRCGTHQPEALCLDGCRNEADKFTVKEILDEDRVFLTVNRLSPNDSAIYICGVAFPNEIAPSSKHIGNGTTLVVRERLFSKEVRSFLIALLALLSVYITGVCVIFTVLFKSKSNGPRSRGTKGSKKKSARRIFQEIAQELSHKRYVESSHQPEQDGTYENRKALSNPGRA; translated from the exons ATGGGCCCTAGGAGCACACGCACGAGTGGCCTCCGGCTAGAAATCAGCCTGATCCTTTTCCAAGTCG GTGTGGTGGGTGCCTGCACTGTGTACGTGCTACAACCAGGTTACCTAGAGGTGGACTACGATTCGGAGGCTGTCACCATGGAGTGTACCTTTTCTACAGTTGGATGCCCTCCAGTGCCACCAAAGAGCTTGTGGTTTCGCTGTGGCACTCACCAGCCTGAAGCTCTGTGCTTGGATGGATGCAGAAATGAGGCAGACAAGTTCACAGTGAAAGAAATCCTGGACGAGGACCGAGTCTTCCTCACTGTTAACAGACTGTCTCCAAATGACAGTGCAATTTACATCTGTGGAGTAGCATTTCCCAATGAAATAGCACCAAGCTCTAAACACATTGGAAACGGGACTACACTGGTGGTGAGAG AAAGACTTTTCAGCAAGGAGGTGCGCAGTTTCCTGATAGCGCTGTTAGCACTGCTCTCTGTCTACATCACCggtgtgtgtgtgatcttcaCAGTCCTCTTCAAA TCAAAATCTAACGGTCCAAGAAGCAGAGGAACCAAAGGCTCAAAAAAG AAGAGTGCTCGGCGTATCTTTCAGGAAATTGCTCAAGAATTAAGCCATAAGAGATATGTGGAATCAAGTCATCAACCT GAGCAAGATGGCActtatgaaaacagaaaagcactCTCCAACCCTGGAAGAGCATAG